acaaacacacacacaccaagTATAAATGAGTTCATATATTTTGCCCTAAATTCATAAGGTATCAGGAAACGCAAAACTCCTTCTCCAGCGGTACTCTTGTAGTTTTCTTTGTTCTCGTCTACGTCGTCTATGATCTCCTCCTTCCTTCGAGAATATATATTGCAAGATTCAAAGCCCCAATAATGGCCGTCACCAAGGAGGAGCTGGAGTTTCTTGAAACAAGAAAGCTGCTTAAAGAACAAATCCGAAAACGAAACTGTTCTCATCATCTCTCGGAGCTTTCTAATTCTGATCATCATAAAACTAAAACTTACGGATCATTCTTTGGCTCTTCTCAATCGAGTATCGCTCCAAGAGTTATTCAAGAAAGCAAAAGCAAGCTACAAACCCAGATTCCACAACATAGAGCAGTAAGTGCCGATACCCTTCTTTCTGCAATGGATAATCGGACCAAAGTCCAAAGGCTTCGACAGACAAGAGACTACTCTTTCCTGTTCTCTGACGACAATAATGATCTGACGCCACCAGTTTCTAGTGCCACTCCTGCACAAGCATCAGTGCCTTCAACAAAGCACTACGCAGATGTGAAGGGATTAAGAAAATTCAATGACCCTAAATTGAAGCCGAAACAGCCAGCCCTAGCATGTTCATTGAAGCCTCTCACAAACAAGGGGGTAATGGAGAAAATCACATCACGTATGTCCTTGCAATATCCATGTACCGATAAAAGAAAGCCTATCGTCAAAGCAGTTCATCCAACAAAGCAGTTCGCGGGTAGCAA
This genomic interval from Populus alba chromosome 1, ASM523922v2, whole genome shotgun sequence contains the following:
- the LOC118032935 gene encoding uncharacterized protein — protein: MAVTKEELEFLETRKLLKEQIRKRNCSHHLSELSNSDHHKTKTYGSFFGSSQSSIAPRVIQESKSKLQTQIPQHRAVSADTLLSAMDNRTKVQRLRQTRDYSFLFSDDNNDLTPPVSSATPAQASVPSTKHYADVKGLRKFNDPKLKPKQPALACSLKPLTNKGVMEKITSRMSLQYPCTDKRKPIVKAVHPTKQFAGSNDSKGPQRPNDPTLNPKQPVKPHEMTNKRARGNISSPVSNLQDHRPKKRRLSDEVDDCEGEKALLIIRKMFNTKRFAGRDDRDIKMEASFGDITKEEKRSERLGRKEDREQLRLLEKKTRGVRG